One genomic segment of Ricinus communis isolate WT05 ecotype wild-type chromosome 3, ASM1957865v1, whole genome shotgun sequence includes these proteins:
- the LOC8281157 gene encoding methylthioribose-1-phosphate isomerase, protein MANNSNSGSELEVDDTLQSICYNRGSLKLLDQRKLPLETEFLDIRNSSDGWSAIREMVVRGAPAIAIAAALSLAVEVFNFDDFTGTSNDAASFLFKKLEYLVSSRPTAVNLSDAANKLKEVIYKAAATASDSNSVFQAYIEAAEIMLKDDIASNKAIGSHGASFIQNQLKNPQRLSILTHCNTGSLATAGYGTALGVIRALHAAGVLRRAYCTETRPFNQGSRLTAFELVHEKIPATLVADSAAAALMKDDQVSAVIVGADRVAANGDTANKIGTYSLALCAMHHNIPFYVAAPLTSVDLSLSSGKHIVIEERSPKELLNSRGGLGEQVAASGISVWNPAFDVTPANLISGIITEKGVITKIDSSDFDIKNFVKRTAGQSVA, encoded by the exons ATGGCAAATAATTCGAATTCAGGCTCTGAACTTGAAGTTGACGACACTCTCCAATCTATCTGCTACAATCGCGGTTCGCTTAAGCTCCTCGACCAG AGAAAACTTCCTCTCGAGACTGAGTTTCTTGATATCCGAAATTCATCCGATGGATG gTCTGCTATAAGGGAGATGGTGGTCCGTGGAGCACCTGCTATTGCTATTGCAGCAGCTCTTTCTCTTGCAGTTgaagtttttaattttgatgattttacTGGGACATCTAATGATGCTGCCTCTTTCCTTTTCAAGAAATTGGAATATCTTGTTTCAAG CCGACCAACTGCAGTCAATCTCTCTGATGCTGCAAATAAACTTAAAGAAGTTATATACAAGGCTGCTGCTACTGCTTCAGATTCCAATAGTGTTTTTCAg GCTTACATAGAAGCTGCTGAAATTATGCTCAAAGATGATATTGCTTCAAATAAAGCAATTGGGTCACATGGAGCAAGTTTTATTCAAAACCAACTGAAAAACCCTCAGaggctttctatcctaacccATTGCAATACTGGCAG TCTTGCTACAGCTGGATATGGCACTGCCCTGGGTGTCATTCGTGCACTTCATGCTGCAGGAGTGTTAAGGAGAGCCTATTGCACAGAAACTCGTCCTTTCAACCAA GGATCTAGACTGACAGCTTTTGAATTGGTGCATGAAAAGATTCCTGCTACTCTTGTAGCAGATTCCGCTGCAGCTGCACTAATGAAAGATGACCAAGTGAGTGCTGTGATTGTTGGAGCAGATCGCGTGGCTGCAAATG GAGATACTGCTAACAAGATTGGGACCTACAGCCTTGCCTTGTGTGCTATGCATCACAATATTCCATTTTATGTTGCTGCACCTCTGACCTCTGTTGATCTATCCCTTTCTTCTGGAAAACACATTGTCATAGAGGAAAGATCACctaaagaattattaaattcacGTGGAGGACTTGGGGAGCAAGTGGCTGCATCTGGGATTTCTGTATGGAACCCAGCTTTTGATGTTACCCCTGCGAATTTGATCAGTGGTATAATAACAGAAAAG GGTGTCATCACTAAGATTGACAGCAGTGATTTTGACATAAAGAATTTTGTGAAAAGGACAGCTGGGCAGTCTGTAGCATAG
- the LOC8281158 gene encoding proteasome subunit alpha type-6 encodes MSRGSGGGYDRHITIFSPEGRLFQVEYAFKAVKAAAVTSIGVRGKDSVCVVTQKKVPDKLLDQTSVTHLFPITKYLGLLATGMTADARTLVQQARNEAAEFRFRYGYEMPVDVLARWIADKSQVYTQHAYMRPLGVIAMVLGIDEENGPQLYKCDPAGHFFGHKATSAGLKEQEAINFLEKKMKNDRAFTYEETVQTAISALQSVLQEDFKATEIEVGVVRADDRVFRVLSTEEIDEHLTAISERD; translated from the exons ATGAGTAGAGGAAGCGGAGGTGGCTACGATCGTCACATCACCATTTTCTCTCCTGAAGGTCGTCTCTTCCAAGTCG AATATGCATTTAAGGCAGTGAAGGCAGCTGCAGTAACGTCAATTGGAGTTCGTGGTAAAGACTCTGTTTGTGTTGTAACTCAAAAGAAAGTTCCG GACAAGCTTTTGGATCAGACTAGTGTCACTCATCTCTTCCCTATTACCAAGTACCTTGGATTACTTGCTACCGGCATGACTG CTGATGCTAGGACTTTGGTGCAACAAGCAAGGAATGAAGCAGCTGAGTTCCGGTTCAGATATGGATATGAAATGCCTGTGGACGTATTGGCAAGATg GATTGCAGACAAATCTCAGGTTTATACTCAGCATGCTTACATGAGACCCCTGGGAGTAA TTGCTATGGTTTTGGGTATTGATGAGGAGAATGGGCCTCAACTCTACAAATGTGATCCAGCGGGCCACTTTTTTGGTCACAAG gCTACAAGTGCTGGATTAAAAGAACAAGAGGCTATCAATTTCttagagaagaaaatgaaaaatgaccGAGCTTTCACGTATGAGGAAACTGTGCAG ACTGCTATTTCTGCTTTGCAATCTGTCCTTCAGGAGGACTTCAAGGCCACCGAGATTGAG GTGGGAGTTGTCAGAGCAGACGATCGAGTTTTCAGAGTGCTGTCAACTGAGGAGATTGATGAACATTTGACTGCCATTAGTGAACGTGACTGA
- the LOC8281155 gene encoding protein trichome birefringence-like 16: MKGGFSRFRGKELPLLLIVIIGTIILIWAWDRTPFLTTLLPPKEQLHLSQVSSGPNLHTSKDVNATDQNSGSSNSPMTPAQEEDTSPAAEDTEANDKQLVEVGKNGSGDSSTATETKGKQNQTVGESILNGNEQTLDSTAIEDSANTSSSITSTETKENGDAESSTLTEEMNNQNIGEKDLKLKDQLLDLAAPIGSANSSSLLGEQDEKNFTMFMNNQACNYTKGKWVVDDNQPLYSGFGCKQWLAQMWACRLMQRTDFSYEMLRWQPNNCQMEAFKGSEFLKRMEGKTLAFVGDSLGRQQFQSLMCMITGGKETPDVLDVGREYGLVQPRGSVRPNGWAYRFPSTNTSVLYYWSACLCDLEPIDIKNPATDYAMHLDRPPSFLRHFLHKIDVLVLNTGHHWNRGKLKANRWVMHVGGMPNTNKKLAMIGDAKNFTIHSIVDWVNKQLPKYPHLKAFYRSISPRHFVNGDWNTGGSCDNTTPMSVGKEVLQDESSDYSAGRAVKGTGVKLLDITALSQLRDEGHISRFSITASSGVQDCLHWCLPGVPDTWNEILFALISDMSKVQNE; this comes from the exons ATGAAAGGAGGTTTTTCAAGATTCAGGGGTAAAGAATTGCCTCTTCTacttattgttattattggGACAATAATCCTAATATGGGCATGGGATAGGACCCCTTTTCTTACTACTTTGCTTCCGCCTAAAGAACAGTTGCACCTGTCTCAAG TATCTTCAGGACCAAATTTACATACAAGCAAAGATGTAAATGCCACTGATCAGAATTCTGGAAGCAGCAATTCACCAATGACTCCTGCACAAGAAGAAG ATACTTCCCCAGCTGCAGAGGATACAGAAGCAAATGATAAACAGCTTGTTGAAGTTGGAAAAAATGGCAGTGGAGACAGTTCTACTGCAACTGAAACAAAAGGAAAGCAGAACCAGACTGTGGGAGAAAGTATTCTCAATGGAAATGAACAGACTCTAGATTCAACAGCAATAGAGGATTCTGCAAATACAAGCTCTTCTATAACTAGTAcagaaactaaagaaaatggGGATGCTGAGAGTTCTACCTTGACAGAAGAAATGAATAACCAGAACATAGGAGAAAAAGATCTGAAACTAAAAGATCAACTCCTGGATTTAGCAGCACCAATAGGTTCAGCAAATTCAAGCTCTTTACTGGGGGAACAAGATGAGAAGAACTTTACAATGTTTATGAATAATCAAG CCTGTAATTACACCAAAGGAAAATGGGTCGTAGATGATAATCAGCCTTTATATTCTGGGTTTGGTTGTAAACAATGGCTTGCACAAATGTGGGCTTGTCGGTTGATGCAACGCACAGATTTTTCCTATGAAATGCTACGGTGGCAACCAAACAATTGTCAAATGGAAGCATTTAAAGGGTCTGAGTTCTTAAAAAG GATGGAAGGGAAGACACTAGCTTTTGTTGGAGATTCACTAGGCAGACAGCAATTCCAGTCTCTAATGTGCATGATCACAGGTGGAAAGGAGACTCCTGATGTACTTGATGTGGGCAGGGAGTATGGGCTTGTCCAACCTCGGGGTAGCGTCCGCCCTAATGGCTGGGCCTATCGGTTTCCAAGTACCAACACTAGTGTCCTTTATTACTGGTCAGCTTGCCTCTGTGACTTAGAACCCATTGATATAAAAAACCCAGCCACTGATTATGCCATGCATCTTGATCGGCCACCTTCCTTTTTGCGTCATTTTCTTCACAAAATAGACGTCCTTGTTCTGAATACAGGGCATCATTGGAACCGAGGGAAGCTTAAGGCAAACCGCTGGGTCATGCATGTTGGTGGAATGCCTAACACCAACAAGAAGCTGGCAATGATTGGAGATGCGAAAAATTTTACCATTCACAGCATTGTTGATTGGGTGAATAAGCAGCTCCCTAAGTATCCACATTTAAAGGCCTTCTACCGGAGCATCTCACCAAGACATTTTGTTAATGGTGATTGGAACACCGGGGGAAGCTGCGACAATACAACCCCTATGTCTGTTGGAAAGGAAGTACTGCAAGATGAATCTAGTGATTATAGTGCTGGGCGTGCTGTTAAGGGGACGGGGGTAAAGCTCTTGGACATTACAGCATTGTCGCAGCTGAGGGATGAAGGTCACATATCACGATTTAGCATTACTGCCTCATCAGGAGTGCAGGATTGCTTACATTGGTGTCTACCTGGTGTTCCTGATACATGGAATGAAATCCTTTTTGCACTAATTAGTGATATGTCAAAGGTGCAGAATGAATAA
- the LOC8281156 gene encoding beta-galactosidase 15 codes for MASSKSVVAIFFCLFTFVSATIVSHDGRAITIDGKRRVLISGSIHYPRSTAEMWPDLIKKSKEGGLDAIETYVFWNSHEPSRRQYDFSGNLDLVRFIKTIQAEGLYAVLRIGPYVCAEWNYGGFPMWLHNLPGCELRTANSVFMNEMQNFTSLIVDMMKDENLFASQGGPIILAQVENEYGNVMSAYGAAGKTYIDWCSNMAESLDIGVPWIMCQQSDAPQPMINTCNGWYCDQFTPNNANSPKMWTENWTGWFKSWGGKDPHRTAEDVAFAVARFFQTGGTFQNYYMYHGGTNFGRTAGGPYITTSYDYDAPLDEYGNLNQPKWGHLKQLHDILHSMEYTLTHGNISTIDYDNSVTATIYATDKESACFFGNANETSDATIVFKGTEYNVPAWSVSILPDCENVGYNTAKVKTQTAIMVKQKNEAEDQPSSLKWSWIPENTHTTSLLGKGHAHARQLIDQKAAANDASDYLWYMTSLHIKKDDPVWSSDMSLRVNGSGHVLHAYVNGKHLGSQFAKYGVFSYVFEKSLKLRPGKNVISLLSATVGLQNYGPMFDLVQTGIPGPVEIIGHRGDEKVVKDLSSHKWSYSVGLNGFHNELYSSNSRHASRWVEQDLPTNKMMIWYKTTFKAPLGKDPVVLDLQGMGKGFAWVNGNNIGRYWPSFLAEEDGCSTEVCDYRGAYDNNKCVTNCGKPTQRWYHVPRSFFNDYENTLVLFEEFGGNPAGVNFQTVTVGKVSGSAGEGETIELSCNGKSISAIEFASFGDPQGTSGAYVKGTCEGSNDAFSIVQKACVGKETCKLEASKDVFGPTSCGSDVVNTLAVQATC; via the exons ATGGCTTCTTCAAAATCTGTAGttgcaattttcttttgtcttttcacGTTTGTTTCAGCAACCATTGTTTCCCATGATGGTAGAGCAATAACAATCGATGGAAAACGTAGAGTTTTAATATCTGGCTCCATTCATTATCCAAGAAGCACGGCTGAA ATGTGGCCCGACTTGatcaagaaatcaaaagaaGGTGGACTAGATGCTATTGAAACATATGTGTTCTGGAATTCTCATGAACCATCTCGTCGCCAGTATGATTTTAGTGGCAATCTTGATCTCGTGAGATTCATCAAGACAATTCAGGCTGAAGGTCTATATGCTGTTCTTCGCATTGGACCTTACGTTTGTGCTGAATGGAACTACGG aggGTTTCCCATGTGGTTACACAATTTGCCAGGCTGTGAATTGCGTACCGCAAACTCTGTGTTTATGAATGAGATGCAAAATTTTACATCTTTAATCGTAGACATGATGAAAGATGAAAATCTTTTTGCTTCTCAAGGAGGTCCTATTATCCTTGCTCAG GTCGAGAATGAGTATGGAAACGTAATGTCAGCATATGGAGCAGCTGGAAAGACATACATAGACTGGTGTTCTAATATGGCCGAATCACTTGATATTGGAGTTCCATGGATCATGTGCCAACAGAGTGATGCTCCTCAACCGATG atCAACACCTGCAATGGTTGGTATTGCGATCAATTCACACCCAATAATGCGAATAGTCCTAAAATGTGGACTGAGAATTGGACTGGTTGGTTTAAGAGCTGGGGTGGTAAGGATCCACATAGAACTGCTGAAGATGTTGCGTTTGCTGTCGCTAGATTTTTCCAAACTGGTGGCACTTTCCAAAATTACTACATG TATCATGGTGGTACTAATTTTGGAAGAACAGCTGGTGGTCCATATATCACCACATCTTATGATTACGATGCTCCTCTCGATGAATATG GAAATCTAAATCAGCCAAAGTGGGGGCATTTGAAGCAGCTTCATGATATTTTGCATTCGATGGAATACACTCTTACTCATGGCAATATATCCACTATAGACTATGATAATTCTGTTACG GCCACTATTTATGCAACTGATAAAGAATCAGCATGCTTTTTCGGTAATGCTAATGAAACATCAGATGCTACCATTGTATTTAAAGGAACAGAATACAATGTTCCAGCATGGTCTGTTAGTATCCTTCCTGATTGCGAGAATGTTGGATATAATACTGCTAAg GTTAAAACTCAAACTGCAATAATGGTAAAGCAAAAGAATGAAGCTGAAGATCAACCCTCTTCGCTTAAATGGTCTTGGATTCCAGAGAACACTCATACAACTTCCCTTTTGGGGAAGGGCCATGCTCATGCACGGCAACTAATTGATCAAAAAGCTGCAGCTAATGATGCTAGTGATTATCTTTGGTACATGACTAG TCTTCATATTAAGAAGGATGATCCAGTCTGGAGTTCTGATATGTCTCTTCGAGTCAATGGTAGTGGTCACGTGTTACATGCCTATGTAAATGGAAAACATCTCG GTTCTCAATTTGCCAAGTATGGAGTGTTTAGTTATGTTTTTGAAAAGAGTCTCAAGTTGAGACCAGGAAAGAACGTAATCAGTCTTCTTAGTGCTACAGTTGGATTACAG aaTTATGGACCCATGTTTGATTTGGTACAAACTGGAATTCCTGGTCCAGTGGAGATAATTGGACATAGGGGTGATGAGAAAGTTGTGAAAGATCTATCATCACACAAATGGTCATACAGTGTTGGGTTGAATGGATTCCACAATGAATTATATAGTTCTAATTCACGTCATGCTTCCAGATGGGTAGAGCAAGATCTTCCCACaaataagatgatgatttGGTACAAG acCACATTCAAAGCTCCTCTTGGAAAAGATCCAGTAGTGCTAGATTTGCAAGGAATGGGAAAAGGTTTTGCTTGGGTGAATGGAAACAACATTGGGAGATACTGGCCAAGTTTCCTTGCTGAGGAGGATGGTTGCAGCACTGAAGTATGCGACTACAGGGGTGCATATGATAACAACAAATGTGTCACCAATTGTGGAAAGCCAACCCAGAGATG GTATCATGTTCCTCGCTCATTCTTTAATGACTACGAAAATACATTGGTTCTGTTTGAGGAGTTTGGTGGGAATCCAGCAGGAGTTAATTTCCAAACTGTTACAGTTGGAAAAGTAAGTGGTAGTGCTGGTGAGGGAGAAACAATTGAACTATCATGCAATGGTAAATCCATTTCAGCAATTGAATTCGCCAGTTTCGGTGATCCTCAAGGAACAAGTGGTGCCTATGTAAAAGGAACTTGTGAAGGATCGAATGATGCTTTCTCAATTGTGCAAAAG GCATGCGTGGGCAAGGAGACGTGTAAACTTGAGGCTTCTAAAGATGTTTTTGGACCCACAAGTTGTGGAAGTGATGTCGTCAACACTCTAGCAGTGCAGGCTacatgttga
- the LOC8281159 gene encoding protein STRICTOSIDINE SYNTHASE-LIKE 4, with protein sequence MKACARTCLSVVVVCLLAFIFQIYYFSPISPDLLQLPAPFFLPPNKQLQEVIKLGEGFIQGPEDVCMDKDGVLYTAVRDKWIKRMHKNGSWENWKRIDSDALLGIAPSKEGGLIVCDADTGLLKVTEDGVTVLASEVNGSKIKFADDAIESSDGNIYFSVPSTKFGLHNWYLDVLEARPHGQLLKYDPTSNQTSVLLDGLCFPNGVALSWEEDYLVFCESWKFRCQKHWLKGEDKGKTETLIDNLPGAPDNINLAPDGSFWICLLQVAADGLEFVHTSKASKHLVASFPKLIELVNGVEKNAMVVNVAADGKITRKFDDPDGKVVSFVTSAVEFDGHLYLGSLKNNFVGKLPLKAP encoded by the exons ATGAAAGCTTGCGCGCGTACATGTTTAAGCGTTGTGGTTGTCTGTTTACTtgcttttatatttcaaatatactacttttccCCCATATCACCCGACTTGCTTCAACTGCCTGcacctttttttcttcctcCAAACAAGCAGTTACAG GAAGTGATTAAACTCGGAGAAGGATTTATACAAGGGCCTGAGGATGTCTGCATGGACAAAGATGGTGTATTGTACACAGCAGTTAGGGATAAATGGATCAAAAGAATGCATAAGAATGGATCCTGGGAGAATTGGAAGAGAATAGACAGCGATGCCTTGCTTGGCATCGCTCCCTCCAAGGAAGGTGGACTTATTGTTTGTGATGCTGACACT GGTTTGCTTAAGGTGACTGAAGATGGAGTAACAGTTCTTGCATCAGAGGTTAATGGGTCTAAAATAAA GTTTGCAGATGATGCGATCGAATCTTCCGATGGTAACATCTATTTTAGTGTTCCAAGCACCAAATTTGGGTTGCACAACTGGTATCTGGATGTTCTCGAGGCAAGACCTCATGGGCAGTTGCTCAAGTATGATCCCACATCAAATCAGACCTCAGTTCTGCTTGATGGTTTGTGCTTCCCTAATGGCGTTGCTCTCTCATGGGAAGAAGATTATCTAGTCTTCTGCGAAAGTTGGAA ATTTAGGTGCCAAAAACATTGGTTGAAAGGCGAGGACAAAGGTAAAACAGAAACTCTTATTGACAACCTTCCCGGTGCACCTGATAATATAAATCTGGCACCGGACGGCTCTTTCTGGATTTGTTTGCTTCAG GTGGCGGCGGATGGACTGGAATTTGTGCACACCTCAAAGGCATCCAAACATTTGGTAGCCTCCTTTCCGAAACTGATTGAACTGGTCAATGGAGTCGAAAAGAATGCAATGGTGGTAAATGTGGCAGCTGATGGCAAGATAACCAGAAAGTTTGATGACCCTGATGGAAAAGTTGTGTCTTTCGTAACTTCAGCTGTGGAGTTCGATGGCCATCTTTACTTGGGAAGTCTGAAAAATAACTTCGTTGGAAAATTGCCGCTGAAAGCACCATAG